The Candidatus Denitrolinea symbiosum DNA window AATGGGTCTTATGTTTGAATCAACAGCAAGCGATGACGCTCTTTTTGCCAGAGTACAAGTTGCAAGTAGTATAACGATTGCAAAAATCATAGACGCGCTAAGCCTGCATATTCGTCACGATTATGGCAAAGGCATTGTTGGAACTGCCCGCCTTCCTGTCCTGGCGATTTACTCTGTTTATAACCTCCTGATGCCTGATGTCAGGAGATATTCGGGAAAATTTCTCTTGCCACTCGAATCGCATACCAGCCCCGATTCTCGTTCTAAATCTTTGGGGGATATTGATGTAAACAATGCCGATAATTCGTGTTTCGAGTCGGTTGAAATCAAGCACAACAAGCCGGTTACCGCTGATATGGTTGGTGTAGTTTATCGAAAGATAAGAAACACTGAAATTGACCGTTACTATATTTTGACTACAAGTGAACCGAACTTTGATGACTACGAATCGGTAGTGCAAGAAATAGATAAGTACAAGAAAGTTCACTCATGCCAGATTATTGTCAACGGCGTTATCCCTTCATTGAAATATTACATGCGCTTAATAAGCAACCCACAAGACATTGTTGGTGAATATACCAAATGGCTTGAATTTGAATATCAACGCGCCAGTGGAGTTAAAAGAGAACATTTGCGATTTTGGCAAGAAATACGTCAAACTTTGTTGAACCTTGAATGACTTTACCCCAAGAAACTATCCTCAATAACAAAGTGGGCGGCTGAGGCGAGAGCAAAAGTTCAACGGATAGAATCAACTATCAGATTAGAAAGAAGCGTAGCGCGTCATCCAATTACCAATTACTACTTACTTACCAATCTCTAATCTCTTATTCGGAGTAAACATGGAAATCCTCAACTATATAAACGGCTCATGGACAAAACCAAACGTCGCAGAATATTTTGACGTAATCAACCCCGCCACAGGACTCGTCATCGCCAAGACTCCCCTCGGCACAAAAGCGGATGTCGAGTCAGCGGCGAAGGCGGCGAGTGAGGCGCTCGATGGCTGGCGCAGAACGCCCGTCAACGACCGCGTGCAATATCTCTTCAAACTGCGTGACCTGATGCGCGCCAACCACGATGAGATCGGCAGACTCATCACGGACGAAGCGGGCAAAACGTTGGAAGAGGCAAAAGCCGAAATGGTACGCGCCTTCGAGAATATCGAAGTGGCGTGCGGGATGCCGATGATGATGAAGGGTGAATTCGTCGAAGACATTGCCACAGGCATAGACGAGTTGATGATCCGTCAGCCTGTCGGCGTGTGCGCCACGATTGCGCCGTTCAACTTCCCTGGCATGATCGCGTTTTGGTATCTGCCCTACGCGCTCGCGGCGGGCAACACCTACATCGTCAAGCCGTCCGAAAAAGTTCCGATGACGATGCAGTTCATTTTCAAACTCATCGAGCAGGTCGGCTTTCCGAAGGGCGTGGTCAATCTCGTCAACGGCGCAAAAGAAACGGTGGATGGGATTCTCGAACACCCGTCCATTCGAGCGGTGACGTTCGTCGGTTCGACCAACGTCGCCAAATATATTTACGCCACCGCCGCCGCGCACGGCAAACGCGTCCAGGCGCAGGGCGGAGCGAAGAATCCCGTCATCGTGTTGC harbors:
- a CDS encoding methylmalonate-semialdehyde dehydrogenase (CoA acylating), whose protein sequence is MEILNYINGSWTKPNVAEYFDVINPATGLVIAKTPLGTKADVESAAKAASEALDGWRRTPVNDRVQYLFKLRDLMRANHDEIGRLITDEAGKTLEEAKAEMVRAFENIEVACGMPMMMKGEFVEDIATGIDELMIRQPVGVCATIAPFNFPGMIAFWYLPYALAAGNTYIVKPSEKVPMTMQFIFKLIEQVGFPKGVVNLVNGAKETVDGILEHPSIRAVTFVGSTNVAKYIYATAAAHGKRVQAQGGAKNPVIVLPDADMDMATKIIADSAFGCAGQRCLAVSFAVTVGSAHSTFSEAICDAASSRIVGYGLDSGVQMGPVISAASKARVESLIGLGVKEGATVPVDGRGALIQGYESGHFIKPTILADVPRGSEIAKTEIFGPVLSLMHVQTIEDAIELVNSGQYGNQASLFTSSGSAARKFRYEAEAGNIGINIGVAAPMAFFPFSGWKDSFFGDMHGQAMDAVEFFTQKKVVVERWPKEWTRKF